The proteins below are encoded in one region of Lytechinus pictus isolate F3 Inbred chromosome 11, Lp3.0, whole genome shotgun sequence:
- the LOC135156032 gene encoding uncharacterized protein LOC135156032, with translation MTTPNVSSTPESNLSPVSPSIAPVSIKLPPFWANDPEIWFVQVEAQFHTKGITAEITKFNYVVASLQQEVAMEVRDIITAIPGDNPYQKLKAALVKRTTVSEQTRLNRLLSGEELGDKSPSQLLRRMQQLMGTSTMEDSIFRQLFLQRLPTNVQVILAASSDGVSLVDLASLADKIVEVAGPTSISNIQSKLAPSQPPPRPMHETKVDQLSAQVAQLTMQVQALTCSMLDNRERGRSRQRKSKDSIKRPQSVSRSPHRSEQHAGAQCWYHWKHGSSAQKCISPCSFSARQAQGNGPAKE, from the coding sequence ATGACTACTCCTAATGTTTCATCTACTCCTGAATCTAATCTTTCTCCAGTATCACCCTCTATTGCTCCGGTGAGCATTAAGCTCCCACCATTCTGGGCAAATGACCCAGAAATTTGGTTCGTTCAGGTGGAGGCCCAATTTCACACGAAGGGTATTACCGCCGAAATCACTAAATTCAATTATGTAGTTGCCTCACTACAACAAGAGGTAGCTATGGAGGTGAGGGATATCATTACTGCTATCCCGGGTGACAACCCCTATCAAAAATTAAAAGCTGCACTGGTCAAGCGAACGACCGTCTCCGAGCAGACGCGCCTCAATCGGCTGCTGTCAGGAGAGGAGCTCGGAGACAAGTCGCCGTCGCAACTCCTCCGGCGGATGCAGCAATTGATGGGGACGAGCACAATGGAGGATTCCATTTTTCGGCAATTATTTTTGCAACGCTTGCCCACCAACGTGCAGGTCATCCTAGCCGCATCAAGCGATGGGGTGAGTTTGGTGGACTTAGCGTCGCTAGCGGACAAAATTGTCGAAGTTGCCGGCCCAACTAGCATTTCAAACATTCAATCGAAGTTGGCGCCATCACAACCCCCTCCACGCCCCATGCACGAAACTAAAGTCGACCAGCTCTCTGCACAGGTGGCCCAGCTCACAATGCAGGTTCAAGCATTAACCTGCTCCATGCTAGATAACCGCGAGAGAGGTCGCAGTCGACAGCGCAAGTCGAAAGACTCGATTAAGCGCCCACAATCAGTTTCGCGCAGCCCGCATCGCAGTGAACAGCATGCAGGTGCCCAGTGCTGGTATCACTGGAAGCATGGGAGTAGTGCTCAAAAGTGCATTAGTCCTTGCTCTTTCTCAGCAAGACAAGCCCAGGGAAACGGTCCCGCCAAGGAATAG